Proteins from one Deinococcus sp. AB2017081 genomic window:
- a CDS encoding prepilin peptidase — MTPDVLIVIFAGVLGLLVGSFSNVLIWRLPRRENIAFPPSHCPHCDHRLGVIDLVPVASWLSLGGKCRYCRAPIKARYPVVELLTGLGYAVIAMLFPPLTVGWGALGLMLLFTLLLVGSAIDLDTFTIPDELTLPGVALGLIFGFLNGRAGVGTLPDFAGAVQGALLGAGLLVAINQFGSWVLRRFRERSYPELPIGYQQISLGLIAGAWLGPWWGTGVGVLSAAVNMAAGRVIRVPEWLTLGGLLLSLVLGSAGTGPGMILMVQGALAAAGGVSLVAGVYWWLRREPEDEAAGTDSAEEPYDASAMGFGDVKLAAVIGAFLGWERLLVALVIAVFAGAILGVAQLAMKRENRVKFGPYLALGAVVALIWGQQWVSGYRQLLGL; from the coding sequence GTGACTCCCGATGTGCTGATCGTGATCTTTGCCGGAGTGCTGGGCCTGCTGGTGGGATCGTTCTCGAACGTGCTGATCTGGCGGCTGCCCCGGCGTGAGAACATCGCGTTTCCGCCCAGCCACTGCCCCCACTGCGACCACCGGCTGGGGGTGATCGATCTGGTGCCGGTGGCGTCGTGGCTGTCCCTGGGCGGGAAGTGCCGGTACTGCCGGGCACCCATCAAGGCCCGCTACCCGGTCGTGGAACTCCTGACGGGCCTGGGCTACGCCGTGATCGCCATGCTGTTCCCGCCGCTGACGGTCGGCTGGGGCGCACTGGGCCTGATGCTCCTGTTCACGCTGCTGCTGGTCGGCAGTGCCATTGATCTGGACACCTTCACGATCCCCGACGAACTGACCCTGCCGGGCGTGGCGCTGGGCCTGATCTTCGGGTTCCTGAACGGCCGGGCGGGCGTGGGCACCCTGCCGGACTTCGCGGGCGCGGTGCAGGGGGCGCTGCTGGGCGCGGGCCTGCTGGTGGCGATCAACCAGTTCGGGTCGTGGGTGCTGCGCCGCTTCCGCGAGCGCTCGTACCCGGAGTTGCCCATCGGCTACCAGCAGATCAGCCTGGGATTGATCGCCGGCGCGTGGCTGGGGCCGTGGTGGGGCACCGGCGTGGGCGTGCTCTCGGCGGCGGTGAACATGGCCGCCGGGCGCGTGATCCGGGTGCCGGAATGGCTGACCCTGGGCGGCCTGCTGCTCAGTCTGGTGCTGGGCAGTGCCGGCACCGGCCCCGGCATGATCCTGATGGTGCAGGGGGCGCTGGCCGCCGCCGGGGGCGTGTCGCTGGTGGCGGGGGTGTACTGGTGGCTCCGGCGCGAGCCGGAGGACGAGGCAGCCGGCACGGACAGTGCCGAGGAACCCTACGACGCCTCGGCCATGGGCTTCGGCGACGTGAAACTGGCGGCCGTGATCGGCGCGTTCCTGGGCTGGGAGCGGCTGCTGGTGGCGCTGGTCATCGCCGTGTTCGCCGGAGCGATCCTGGGCGTGGCCCAGCTCGCCATGAAACGCGAGAACCGCGTGAAGTTCGGCCCCTATCTCGCCCTGGGCGCCGTGGTGGCGCTGATCTGGGGCCAGCAGTGGGTGAGCGGCTACCGGCAACTGCTCGGGCTGTAA
- a CDS encoding FtsW/RodA/SpoVE family cell cycle protein, whose protein sequence is MKYDLRFPIVVAALLVVGLMTVSTAALSPRASSGIFTKQLLGVALAAIPIAALLWAGRDRVYRLAPWMYAGALLLQASTFVIGKEVNGQKNWILLGPIQIQPLEILKFALILMLALALREGYRGMSTYLRAGAVFLPAVGLVVLADFGGALVLSVIFGVMLLAARIPWWHAVLAVLAVGAAVPTVLYPHLEPYQQKRLTIFLDPYQDPRGAGYQVIQSTIAVGSGGLQGKGYKEGSQSHNGFLPEAHTDFAYSTWAEEQGFVGALAVLVLYGALFWGLAGMAMESPRLQDQLLFAGVLGQIGFQVVENIGAALSVLPLTGITLPLISYGLSSLVATLSTLGLAYVVHRDRFLGSI, encoded by the coding sequence ATGAAGTACGACCTGCGCTTTCCGATCGTCGTCGCTGCGCTGCTGGTGGTCGGCCTGATGACCGTCAGCACGGCGGCACTGTCGCCCAGAGCCTCCAGCGGCATCTTCACCAAACAGCTGCTGGGGGTAGCCCTGGCGGCCATTCCCATCGCGGCGCTGTTGTGGGCCGGACGTGACCGCGTCTACCGGCTCGCGCCGTGGATGTATGCGGGGGCGCTGCTGCTCCAGGCCAGCACCTTCGTGATCGGCAAGGAGGTCAACGGGCAGAAGAACTGGATCCTGCTCGGCCCGATCCAGATCCAGCCGCTGGAGATCCTGAAGTTCGCGCTGATCCTCATGCTGGCGCTGGCCCTGCGCGAGGGCTACCGGGGCATGAGTACCTACCTGCGGGCCGGCGCCGTGTTCCTGCCGGCGGTGGGGCTGGTCGTGCTGGCCGACTTCGGCGGGGCACTGGTACTCAGCGTGATCTTCGGCGTGATGCTGCTGGCCGCCCGCATTCCGTGGTGGCACGCGGTGCTGGCGGTGCTGGCGGTCGGTGCGGCGGTGCCCACCGTGCTGTATCCACATCTGGAGCCGTATCAGCAAAAACGCCTGACCATCTTCCTCGATCCCTATCAGGATCCGCGTGGCGCGGGGTATCAGGTCATCCAGAGCACCATCGCGGTCGGTTCCGGCGGGCTGCAGGGCAAGGGGTACAAGGAGGGCAGCCAGTCGCACAACGGCTTCCTGCCCGAGGCCCACACGGACTTCGCGTACAGCACGTGGGCCGAGGAACAGGGCTTCGTGGGGGCGCTGGCGGTGCTGGTGCTGTACGGGGCCCTGTTCTGGGGCCTGGCCGGCATGGCCATGGAATCGCCCCGCCTGCAGGATCAGCTGCTGTTTGCCGGGGTGCTGGGCCAGATCGGGTTTCAGGTGGTCGAGAACATCGGCGCGGCCCTGAGCGTGCTGCCCCTGACCGGGATCACCCTGCCGCTCATCAGCTACGGCCTGAGCAGCCTGGTCGCCACCCTGTCCACCCTGGGCCTCGCGTACGTGGTGCACCGCGACCGTTTTCTGGGCAGCATCTAG
- a CDS encoding superoxide dismutase, which produces MLKVLALPTLALALSACSMSMMARPMDYTLAKQPAGNALNSSGTVTVNKTGSMVMTTAKVMGLAPSTYYVAHYHVQGAASTDACASGGAPIMSSMIVGQSDASGMLTLSGSVAAADVMNATYFNIHTAANATGTPADAGVSCTAIAKMM; this is translated from the coding sequence ATGTTGAAAGTTCTTGCCCTGCCCACCCTGGCCCTGGCCCTCAGCGCGTGCTCGATGTCCATGATGGCCCGTCCGATGGACTACACCCTGGCCAAGCAGCCCGCCGGGAACGCCCTGAATTCCAGCGGCACCGTCACCGTCAACAAGACCGGCTCGATGGTCATGACGACCGCGAAGGTCATGGGCCTGGCCCCGAGCACCTACTATGTCGCGCACTACCACGTGCAGGGCGCGGCCAGCACGGACGCGTGTGCGAGCGGCGGCGCGCCCATCATGTCCAGCATGATCGTCGGCCAGTCCGACGCCTCGGGCATGCTGACCCTGTCGGGCAGCGTGGCGGCGGCCGATGTCATGAACGCCACGTACTTCAACATCCACACCGCCGCCAACGCGACCGGCACCCCGGCCGACGCCGGCGTGAGCTGCACGGCCATTGCCAAGATGATGTAA
- a CDS encoding hemolysin family protein — MGNPLLEFGILVLLLILNGFFSASELGVVSARRSRLEASASRGERGAAAAVRLGNDPGAFLATVQIGITLIGTVSAVFAGGTLTTYMEGVLRPVLGTSAPAAASVAVVLLVTFLSLVLGELAPKNIALRNPEGLAARVAPFFAGLSRVARPVVWLLDITTRGLLALLGIRGQPPEVITEEDVRAIVSQAAQSGSLEETERHRISSVLRFNDRRVRDLMTPRHQAVTVALNAPAADVAAQVLASGHDTYPARDEAGEVVGVLTVLDVLRAVQTGEALPGLLRTALYLPEGAWAEDALTRLERGGARLAVVVDEYGAFSGLLSLTDLLSELSGGDAAVPGDDSLIRREDGSFLIDGALPMHDLREMLPLPALPREDFSTLAGYVLAALGDLPQVGTRLEVDGWMLEVVDMDGPRIDRMMVHAPGPAPAGTDPQA; from the coding sequence GTGGGGAACCCTCTGCTGGAATTCGGCATTCTCGTGCTGCTGCTCATCCTGAACGGCTTTTTCTCGGCGTCCGAGCTGGGGGTGGTGTCGGCGCGGCGCTCCCGGCTGGAGGCGTCGGCCTCGCGGGGCGAGCGGGGGGCAGCGGCGGCCGTGCGGCTGGGCAACGATCCGGGCGCGTTCCTGGCGACGGTACAGATCGGCATCACGTTGATCGGCACCGTCAGCGCGGTCTTCGCGGGCGGCACCCTGACGACCTACATGGAGGGCGTGCTGCGGCCTGTGCTGGGCACCTCCGCCCCGGCGGCGGCCAGCGTGGCGGTGGTGCTGCTGGTCACCTTCCTGTCGCTGGTGCTGGGGGAACTCGCGCCCAAGAACATCGCGCTGCGCAATCCCGAGGGGCTGGCCGCGCGGGTCGCTCCCTTCTTCGCGGGCCTGAGCCGCGTGGCCCGGCCGGTCGTGTGGCTGCTGGACATCACCACGCGCGGCCTGCTGGCGCTGCTGGGCATCCGGGGCCAGCCGCCCGAGGTGATCACCGAGGAGGACGTGCGGGCCATCGTGTCCCAGGCGGCCCAGAGCGGCTCGCTGGAGGAGACCGAGCGTCACCGCATCTCGTCGGTGCTGCGCTTCAACGACCGGCGCGTGCGCGACCTGATGACCCCGCGCCACCAGGCCGTGACCGTCGCCCTGAACGCTCCGGCGGCCGACGTGGCGGCGCAGGTGCTGGCATCGGGGCACGACACCTATCCCGCACGGGACGAGGCCGGTGAGGTGGTCGGCGTCCTGACGGTGCTGGACGTGCTGCGGGCCGTGCAGACCGGTGAGGCGCTGCCGGGACTGCTGCGCACCGCGCTGTACCTGCCTGAAGGCGCGTGGGCCGAGGACGCGCTGACCCGCCTGGAACGTGGCGGAGCGCGGCTGGCGGTGGTCGTGGACGAGTACGGCGCGTTCAGCGGCCTCCTGAGCCTCACCGATCTGCTCTCGGAACTGTCGGGCGGAGACGCGGCCGTGCCCGGTGACGACTCGCTGATCCGGCGCGAGGACGGCTCATTCCTGATCGACGGCGCGCTGCCCATGCACGACCTGCGCGAGATGCTGCCGCTGCCCGCGCTGCCCCGCGAGGACTTCAGCACCCTGGCCGGCTATGTGCTGGCCGCCCTGGGCGACCTGCCGCAGGTGGGCACGCGGCTGGAGGTGGACGGTTGGATGCTGGAGGTCGTGGACATGGACGGCCCGCGGATCGACCGGATGATGGTGCATGCGCCCGGCCCGGCTCCGGCCGGAACCGACCCCCAGGCGTAG
- the minD gene encoding septum site-determining protein MinD — MNAKVIVVTSGKGGVGKTTTTANIGAALAKLGEKVAVIDVDVGLRNLDVVMGLESRVVFDLVDVLEGKCRMGQALIRDKRVENLYLLPASQTRDKDALDPEVFKGVVRDLIANEGFDRILIDSPAGIESGFRTAAAPAEGALVVVNPEVSSVRDADRIIGLLEAQQVSEIKLVINRLRPKMVASGNMLSEADILDILGVKPIGIVPEDEGIIVSTNVGEPAVLGKTRAGQAFLDTARRLKGEDVPYPKFDEDGGFMATLRRWFGGA, encoded by the coding sequence ATGAATGCGAAGGTGATTGTCGTCACGTCAGGCAAGGGCGGCGTGGGGAAGACCACGACCACCGCGAATATCGGGGCGGCCCTCGCCAAGCTCGGAGAGAAGGTCGCGGTCATCGACGTGGACGTCGGTCTGCGCAACCTCGACGTCGTCATGGGACTGGAGTCGCGCGTGGTCTTCGACCTCGTGGACGTGCTGGAGGGCAAGTGCCGCATGGGGCAGGCCCTGATCCGCGACAAGCGCGTCGAGAACCTGTACCTGCTCCCGGCGTCCCAGACCCGCGACAAGGACGCCCTGGATCCCGAGGTCTTCAAGGGCGTGGTGCGTGACCTGATCGCCAACGAGGGCTTCGACCGCATCCTGATCGACTCGCCCGCCGGGATCGAGTCGGGCTTCCGCACCGCCGCCGCCCCCGCCGAGGGCGCCCTGGTCGTCGTGAACCCCGAGGTCTCCAGCGTCCGCGATGCCGACCGCATCATCGGGCTGCTCGAGGCGCAGCAGGTCAGCGAGATCAAGCTGGTCATCAACCGCCTGCGGCCCAAGATGGTCGCGTCGGGCAACATGCTCAGCGAGGCCGACATCCTCGACATCCTGGGCGTCAAACCCATCGGCATCGTTCCCGAGGACGAGGGCATCATCGTGTCCACCAACGTGGGCGAGCCCGCCGTGCTGGGCAAGACCCGTGCCGGGCAGGCCTTCCTGGACACCGCCCGCCGCCTGAAGGGCGAGGACGTGCCGTACCCGAAATTCGACGAGGACGGCGGCTTCATGGCGACCCTGCGCCGCTGGTTCGGGGGGGCCTGA
- a CDS encoding molybdenum cofactor guanylyltransferase → MTDVTAAITAGGQSSRYGGDKALAVLGGRTLLEHVAGSLEACPVRVLIAPAGKYALPGWTTVPDTRPGQGPLAGLEAALTAAPPGWVAFAGVDTPGLTPVYWQALAAARTPDALAVVALDGEDRPQPLAALYHTHLLPQISALLDAGERRLRTAAPPGQTVFVPGLDAAYFRNVNRVGDLDA, encoded by the coding sequence GTGACTGACGTGACCGCCGCCATCACCGCCGGCGGGCAGTCCAGCCGCTACGGCGGCGACAAGGCGCTGGCCGTGCTGGGTGGCCGGACGCTGCTGGAACACGTGGCCGGCAGCCTGGAGGCCTGCCCGGTGCGGGTGCTGATCGCTCCGGCCGGGAAGTACGCCCTGCCCGGCTGGACGACGGTGCCCGACACCCGCCCCGGTCAGGGGCCGCTGGCCGGGCTGGAGGCCGCCCTGACCGCCGCCCCGCCCGGCTGGGTGGCCTTCGCGGGGGTGGACACGCCGGGGCTGACCCCCGTGTACTGGCAGGCCCTGGCCGCTGCCCGCACCCCGGACGCGCTGGCGGTGGTCGCACTGGACGGCGAAGACAGACCACAACCGCTGGCCGCGCTGTACCACACGCATCTGTTGCCCCAGATCTCGGCCCTGCTGGACGCCGGGGAACGGCGGCTCAGGACAGCTGCGCCGCCGGGACAGACGGTGTTCGTTCCCGGTCTGGACGCGGCCTACTTCCGGAACGTGAACCGGGTCGGCGACCTGGACGCCTGA
- the rimO gene encoding 30S ribosomal protein S12 methylthiotransferase RimO: protein MTEGTQQAARRVGFISLGCPKALVDSERILTQLRFEGYEVAPSYEDADAVIVNTCGFITPAVEESLSAIGEALEATGKVIVTGCLGERPEKIMERHPKVAAITGSEAVDDVMGHVRALLPIDSSAFTGLLPVAAPGMRAGAEQPAREDTRHGDVFAPSVKLTPRHYAYVKIAEGCNHTCSFCIIPKLRGLQVSRDAGAVLYEAYRLIAGGTRELMIISQDTSAYGVDVRYRESEFQGEQVRAHLTDLAVKLGEMGAWVRMHYVYPYPHVEKIVELMAQGKILPYLDVPLQHASPKILKAMRRPGAGKQLETIRRWREICPELVIRSTFIVGFPGETEQDFQELLTFLEDAQLDRVGAFTYSDVEEADANALADPVPQDVKEERLARFMEVAQRISAARLAAKIGTVMDVIIDEFNDDDGDPPGTKLIGRTKGDAPGIDGQVYLSAGDLAGHVKIGDIVRARIEDSDEYDLYGEVVDRPAWTPNVPQLGHFGGH, encoded by the coding sequence ATGACGGAAGGAACACAGCAGGCCGCCCGGCGGGTGGGCTTCATCTCGCTGGGCTGCCCCAAGGCGCTGGTCGACAGCGAGCGTATCCTGACGCAGCTGCGCTTCGAGGGCTACGAGGTCGCGCCCAGCTATGAGGACGCCGACGCGGTGATCGTGAACACCTGCGGCTTCATCACCCCGGCGGTCGAGGAGTCGCTGAGCGCCATCGGGGAGGCGCTGGAGGCCACCGGGAAGGTCATCGTGACCGGCTGTCTGGGCGAGCGCCCCGAGAAGATCATGGAGCGCCACCCCAAGGTCGCGGCGATCACCGGCAGTGAGGCCGTGGACGACGTGATGGGTCATGTCCGTGCGCTGCTGCCCATCGACAGCAGTGCGTTCACGGGCCTGCTGCCGGTGGCCGCGCCGGGCATGCGGGCCGGCGCGGAGCAGCCCGCCCGCGAGGACACCCGCCACGGCGACGTGTTCGCGCCCAGCGTGAAGCTCACGCCCCGGCACTACGCCTACGTGAAGATCGCGGAGGGCTGCAACCACACCTGCTCGTTCTGCATCATTCCCAAGCTGCGGGGCCTGCAGGTGTCGCGTGACGCGGGCGCGGTGCTGTACGAGGCCTACCGCCTGATCGCCGGGGGCACCAGGGAGCTCATGATCATCTCGCAGGACACCAGCGCCTATGGCGTGGACGTGCGCTACCGGGAGTCCGAGTTCCAGGGTGAGCAGGTGCGGGCCCACCTGACGGACCTCGCCGTGAAGCTGGGCGAGATGGGCGCGTGGGTACGGATGCACTACGTCTACCCGTATCCGCATGTCGAGAAGATCGTGGAGCTGATGGCCCAGGGCAAGATCCTGCCGTATCTGGACGTGCCCCTCCAGCACGCCAGCCCGAAGATCCTGAAGGCCATGCGGCGCCCCGGCGCCGGGAAGCAGCTGGAGACCATCCGCCGCTGGCGCGAGATCTGCCCGGAGCTGGTGATCCGCAGCACCTTCATCGTGGGCTTTCCCGGCGAGACCGAACAGGACTTCCAGGAGCTGCTGACCTTCCTGGAAGATGCCCAGCTCGACCGTGTGGGCGCGTTTACCTACTCCGACGTGGAGGAGGCCGACGCGAACGCGCTGGCCGACCCGGTGCCGCAGGACGTGAAGGAGGAGCGCCTCGCCCGCTTCATGGAGGTCGCGCAGCGGATCAGCGCCGCACGGCTGGCCGCGAAGATCGGCACGGTCATGGACGTGATCATCGACGAATTCAACGACGACGACGGCGACCCGCCGGGCACCAAGCTGATCGGCCGCACGAAGGGCGATGCGCCGGGCATCGACGGGCAGGTGTACCTGAGTGCCGGCGACCTTGCCGGACACGTGAAGATCGGGGACATCGTCCGTGCCCGGATCGAGGACAGTGACGAGTACGACCTGTACGGCGAGGTCGTGGATCGGCCCGCGTGGACGCCGAACGTGCCGCAGCTGGGCCACTTCGGCGGGCACTGA
- a CDS encoding dihydrofolate reductase family protein — MPFLVYIAASVDGFIARPDGSLDWLPGTPGGPSMPPENHGYDAFMARVDTVVMGRGTFDTVRDFVPWPYAGRRVVVLSRTRTAADLPAPLTGEVEVHPGPVQTLARDLQGARGVYVDGGVTIQAFLRAGVIDELIVTRIPVLLGQGRPLFGALDADVPLQHVQTHVFPSGFVQSTYRPVRPG, encoded by the coding sequence ATGCCCTTCCTGGTCTACATCGCTGCCAGCGTGGACGGCTTCATCGCCCGGCCGGACGGGTCGCTGGACTGGCTGCCCGGCACGCCCGGCGGCCCGTCCATGCCCCCCGAGAACCACGGCTACGACGCCTTCATGGCCCGTGTGGACACCGTGGTCATGGGGCGCGGCACCTTCGACACGGTGCGGGACTTCGTGCCGTGGCCATACGCGGGCCGGCGGGTGGTCGTCCTGAGCCGCACGCGGACGGCCGCCGACCTGCCCGCGCCCCTGACCGGGGAGGTCGAGGTGCATCCTGGCCCAGTTCAGACGCTGGCCCGCGACCTTCAGGGAGCCCGGGGGGTCTACGTGGACGGTGGTGTGACCATCCAGGCGTTCCTGCGGGCCGGAGTGATCGACGAACTGATCGTCACGCGCATTCCGGTGCTGCTCGGGCAGGGCCGCCCCCTGTTCGGGGCGCTGGACGCGGACGTGCCGCTCCAGCATGTGCAGACGCACGTATTTCCCAGCGGCTTCGTGCAGAGCACCTACCGCCCGGTGCGCCCCGGCTGA
- the minE gene encoding cell division topological specificity factor MinE, which yields MFSWMKRGRTKETLKDRLELVLAYDRAQIPPGKVDALRNDLLEVVKRYFPTGNSSVEIEQRGDMVVLMANIPLDEPGGTTRSR from the coding sequence ATGTTTTCCTGGATGAAGCGGGGCCGCACCAAGGAGACCCTGAAAGACCGCCTGGAACTGGTGCTCGCCTATGACCGCGCCCAGATTCCTCCGGGCAAGGTCGATGCCCTGCGCAACGACCTGCTGGAAGTGGTCAAACGCTATTTCCCCACCGGCAACAGCAGCGTGGAGATCGAGCAGCGCGGCGACATGGTGGTGCTCATGGCCAACATTCCCCTGGACGAGCCCGGCGGCACGACCCGGAGCCGCTGA
- a CDS encoding S8 family serine peptidase, protein MTHRISILTALTLLLAACGSVPTPQEHVVSTTRVPTVTAQHALITLTIQPQTTRDQLQAALPGAVILSFHPEVGSAIVAQVPSGGSLTTAGLRVQALTALGATVDAVEANDQITAEGSEPSSLGLTTWAGGALTWAGGQTTWAGGVSGLDPVAQSTYRKFLSRIGMSESYIATMPTQGAGIKVAVIDTGVDMNHPFLKTQISTTQGWDFVDNDALPQEVASTIGIGRYGHGTAVTGVLLQVAPRVTVLPYRVLGPDGSGTVGNLVLAIDRAVADGAKVINLSLGLTSDVTALSTTLSTALKAGVVITASAGNANSTTLTYPARYATSGGLLSAPKFVGLVSVGSIDLDGSKSAFSNYSSDLKMSAPGNAIVSAYPGARLAYASGTSFAAPSVAGALALGMYRGTLTPGSLTDTLNAAGDTYTTLNVFTMGSMGRLLNVSRYLGLR, encoded by the coding sequence ATGACCCACCGCATCAGCATCCTCACAGCGCTCACCCTGTTGCTGGCCGCCTGCGGCTCGGTGCCGACCCCACAGGAGCACGTCGTCAGCACCACGCGTGTCCCCACGGTCACCGCACAGCACGCGCTGATCACCCTGACGATCCAGCCGCAGACCACCCGCGACCAGCTCCAGGCGGCCCTGCCCGGTGCGGTCATCCTGAGCTTTCATCCGGAGGTCGGCTCGGCCATCGTGGCCCAGGTGCCGTCCGGCGGATCCCTGACGACCGCCGGGCTGCGTGTCCAGGCCCTCACGGCCCTGGGGGCGACCGTCGATGCCGTGGAGGCCAACGACCAGATCACGGCCGAGGGCAGCGAACCGAGTTCGCTGGGCCTGACCACGTGGGCCGGCGGCGCGTTGACCTGGGCCGGCGGCCAGACCACGTGGGCCGGCGGCGTGAGCGGGCTCGACCCGGTGGCCCAGAGCACCTACCGCAAATTCCTGTCCCGGATCGGCATGTCCGAGTCGTACATCGCCACCATGCCCACCCAGGGGGCCGGGATCAAGGTGGCCGTGATCGACACCGGCGTGGACATGAACCATCCCTTCCTGAAGACCCAGATCAGCACCACCCAGGGCTGGGACTTCGTGGACAACGACGCGCTGCCGCAGGAGGTCGCCAGCACCATCGGGATCGGCCGCTACGGCCACGGCACCGCCGTGACGGGCGTGCTGCTGCAGGTGGCTCCCCGGGTCACCGTACTGCCCTACCGCGTCCTCGGCCCTGACGGCTCGGGCACCGTGGGCAACCTCGTGCTCGCCATCGACCGTGCGGTCGCGGACGGCGCGAAGGTCATCAACCTGTCGCTGGGCCTCACCTCGGACGTGACCGCCCTGAGCACCACGCTCAGCACCGCCCTGAAGGCCGGTGTGGTCATCACGGCGTCGGCAGGCAACGCGAACAGCACCACCCTGACCTACCCCGCCCGCTACGCCACCAGCGGCGGCCTGCTCAGCGCCCCGAAATTCGTGGGCCTGGTGAGTGTCGGCAGCATCGATCTCGACGGCAGCAAGTCCGCGTTCTCGAACTACTCCAGCGACCTGAAGATGAGCGCCCCCGGCAACGCCATCGTGTCCGCATACCCGGGTGCCCGGCTGGCCTATGCCAGCGGCACGTCCTTCGCCGCGCCCTCGGTGGCCGGCGCGCTGGCCCTGGGCATGTACCGGGGAACCCTGACGCCCGGCAGCCTGACCGACACCCTGAACGCTGCCGGCGACACGTACACCACCCTGAACGTGTTCACCATGGGCAGTATGGGCCGGCTCCTGAACGTGTCGCGGTACCTGGGCCTCCGGTAG
- a CDS encoding aldehyde dehydrogenase family protein, translating into MTPARPSPTPDAVFAAQQAWRWTAAQTTAPQRQIILRRLHDAVRAHRIALADALRRDLGKSRAEAELTEIHPVLEELQHVIRRLPRWMAPRRVRTPLALVGSSSEVRATPRGVTLILSPWNYPVNLALAPLVASLAAGNTVILKPSEKAPHVARALHDLIDSVFEPKLAAVVCGDADTARALTALPFDHILFTGSTAVGRHVMQAAAANLTSVTLELGGKSPAIVDSSADLRLAAQRIAWGKFLNAGQTCVAPDYVLIAETQRDAFVSAVQEITTQRFGTPERLRGGPDYGRMVDAASVERLERLTRQSAAQGARIVLGGEFDPQARFISPTVVTDVTPDMPLMQEELFGPVLPVLTYRTLDEALEYVRRNDPPLALYVFAQDAGVIERSKRHTTSGGLVVNGTVIHLTNPNLPFGGVGTSGMGAYHGEHGFRTFSHERAIMHEGPRSSVRFTYPPYGRPLPRVAAWALRALERQTGPRD; encoded by the coding sequence GTGACTCCAGCGCGCCCTTCCCCCACCCCGGACGCCGTGTTCGCCGCGCAGCAGGCGTGGCGCTGGACCGCGGCGCAGACGACCGCCCCGCAGCGTCAGATCATCCTGCGCCGCCTGCACGACGCCGTCCGGGCCCACCGCATCGCCCTGGCCGACGCGCTGCGCCGCGACCTGGGCAAGAGCCGCGCCGAGGCGGAACTCACGGAGATCCATCCGGTGCTGGAAGAACTCCAGCACGTCATCCGCCGGCTGCCGCGCTGGATGGCTCCCCGGCGCGTCCGCACGCCCCTGGCGCTGGTCGGCAGTTCCAGCGAGGTGCGGGCCACGCCACGCGGCGTCACGCTGATCCTGAGCCCGTGGAACTATCCCGTGAATCTGGCGCTGGCGCCTCTGGTCGCCAGCCTGGCTGCCGGGAACACGGTGATCCTGAAACCCAGCGAGAAGGCCCCGCACGTCGCCCGTGCCCTGCACGACCTGATCGACAGCGTGTTCGAGCCGAAACTCGCTGCCGTGGTCTGCGGCGACGCCGACACCGCCCGCGCCCTGACGGCGCTGCCCTTCGACCACATCCTGTTCACGGGGAGCACGGCAGTCGGTCGCCACGTCATGCAGGCTGCCGCCGCGAACCTGACCAGCGTGACGCTGGAACTGGGCGGCAAGAGCCCGGCCATCGTGGACAGCAGCGCGGATCTGCGTCTCGCCGCCCAACGGATCGCGTGGGGAAAATTCCTGAACGCCGGGCAGACCTGCGTGGCCCCCGACTACGTGCTGATCGCCGAGACCCAGCGGGACGCCTTCGTGAGTGCCGTGCAGGAGATCACCACGCAGCGCTTCGGCACGCCGGAGCGGCTGCGCGGCGGCCCGGACTACGGCCGCATGGTGGACGCCGCCAGCGTGGAACGCCTGGAGCGCCTGACGCGCCAGAGCGCCGCGCAGGGTGCCCGGATCGTCCTGGGCGGCGAGTTCGACCCCCAGGCGCGCTTTATCTCCCCCACCGTCGTCACGGACGTCACGCCAGACATGCCGCTCATGCAGGAGGAACTGTTCGGCCCGGTGCTGCCGGTGCTCACGTACCGGACGCTGGACGAGGCGCTGGAGTATGTGCGCCGCAACGACCCGCCGCTGGCCCTGTATGTGTTCGCGCAGGACGCGGGCGTGATCGAGCGCAGCAAACGGCACACGACCAGCGGCGGTCTGGTCGTGAACGGCACCGTCATCCACCTGACCAACCCGAACCTGCCCTTCGGCGGCGTGGGCACGAGCGGCATGGGCGCGTACCACGGCGAGCACGGCTTCCGCACCTTCAGCCACGAACGGGCCATCATGCACGAGGGCCCACGCAGCAGCGTGCGCTTCACGTACCCGCCCTACGGCCGTCCCCTGCCGCGCGTGGCCGCGTGGGCGCTGCGGGCGCTGGAGCGCCAGACCGGCCCGCGTGACTGA